One Lycium ferocissimum isolate CSIRO_LF1 unplaced genomic scaffold, AGI_CSIRO_Lferr_CH_V1 ctg638, whole genome shotgun sequence DNA window includes the following coding sequences:
- the LOC132045248 gene encoding uncharacterized protein LOC132045248 isoform X1, which translates to MAKDAGSGSKNKDNGSNNSKNKLVSKGSSSRDMGKTDRSTRSSVKETSSKQIDISSASKRKSERLEKRTPSSMSPAKRKSGGLQQQNTPSPLRRSERCSTSSRSLGSESNSSSIKEEKREKIVKKLTMESESVSTSKKNITAPGDLKRKRMDGRTFRLSFKKQKKGGTASGSDACKDDDTDGEHGSRSQSSQLNEADLVEPEERRMLCNEQKTLHIHLKAEIAKLFGVIKVSEVIKHTAEKFLEYIMENHHVNREPETILQAFQISLSWTAASILKEKIDKDDIFLLVKQQLQFRCTKEEANNVYLKMRSLKKKFLRKLDQNGNASSSSRYSISPFKSVGEEPYKGSVSQAVKTDIIDRLQDKELGGEGSVTPTEKLRDKVIKEVQRGHGKRISMLEQEEQEKIEEFHKIWEKKKEVLEKECRLEIAVLRAIHGETAATNDRQKALEITFAKKIEEHTCLKDQQLKELEAKYSAMRNEENLNVSDSIPKTVIPVCGLYVELHGPGNAVSGLRGDMEASDAPASSPDVCHVLPVQTTNVLAASVSEEQAEITSMGRAAVSAVKQSYEAGNSGGNEEEIACKVPLPPKEHTGEVALDKRSRDCLEIAEVAPNEAVGPDKTSEVNNTIKELVTENNMLENSSVGNQRDEVNSIDGNQRTPEELPPDLPCVAAVPSSDDASSLPQTPVNLDECSRSSEDLGTHDNNMPLSENQIGTQTEAILAGSFEKQLTVGDGVPIATHHTHRECGPQTHDERNSIPISGSSPAEPLHQAVSPAGENLEPCASVLADIRVTSNQPILPEVSRVHPQSISDPRACSRKTQTVFPVVQGSAELPSQANFAFIQGSSNMPVRPAHQMATQNLAFPFQADPLHMEWERIHKEKEQVTKGLEDMKLHLRSECKKEIEEVIAPIRQKYEVKLLEAEAAYVLKKKELDMNQHKILMNKALADSFRFTCMDANFPGFPGLQQVAPPGYMQHLHQVRQQQSLRSSPIGASSSARQPGGAQQTSVSTSSVANRSVHSGETTSRSASVAVSSLSSQPAAVIRSTTFSAGTVTRPPFISAITPSRGNHRLGGEVRAPAPHLQRFKGPASIPVSSSSILPNGMPGHPRPVYVTASSPSLPQLASLQSTLQNQVQLPIVQQVPVNLSNSGNMSLDHGRGGLPAIQNPSLSARELLQAMENRSHAHRPSFMPPLPDVGCNFGSLDLSDFHSMGSVQRGSLSSETATNTVSSIVCESEIYVHLRRKNISQVPVRKKKKQKGITDKIVALQKLVSPHGNVGTASVLRETYNSIKALKDQIQDLCNTGSNSSSLFRSQNSRVEEIDVQRRDFCLVPVSLVQKLTDKDVYDHENRSL; encoded by the exons ATGGCTAAGGATGCTGGATCTGGGAGCAAAAATAAGGATAACGGCAGtaataactcaaagaacaaaCTGGTTAGTAAAGGATCATCAAGTCGTGACATGGGAAAGACAGATAGATCCACAAGGTCCTCAGTTAAGGAAACCTCATCGAAACAAATTGATATAAGCTCTGCAAGTAAAAGGAAGTCTGAGCGCCTTGAGAAGCGGACCCCATCCTCCATGTCTCCTGCCAAGAGGAAGTCTGGGGGACTTCAACAGCAGAATACTCCGAGCCCTTTAAGAAGGTCTGAAAGGTGCTCTACTTCATCAAGGTCCTTAGGCAGCGAATCCAATTCTTCTAGTATAAAGGAGGAGAAACGAGAGAAGATTGTGAAGAAGCTGACAATGGAATCTGAAAGTGTTAGCACTAGCAAGAAGAATATCACAGCACCTGGtgatttaaaaaggaaaagaatggaTGGCAGAACTTTCAGGTTATCattcaaaaaacaaaagaaaggagGTACTGCATCAG GTTCGGATGCTTGTAAAGATGATGATACTGATGGGGAGCATGGTTCTAGATCTCAATCTAGTCAGTTGAATGAAGCAGACCTGGTTGAGcctgaagaaagaagaatgctGTGCAATGAGCAGAAAACCCTCCATATCCATCTGAAAGCTGAGATAGCAAAACTTTTTGGAGTGATAAAAGTTTCG GAAGTTATCAAACATACAGCGGAAAAGTTTCTGGAATATATTATGGAGAATCATCATGTTAATAGGGAACCTGAAACTATTTTACAGGCTTTCCAAATATCTCTG TCTTGGACCGCAGCTTCAATCTTAAAGGAAAAGATTGACAAAGACGATATATTCTTGCTCGTAAAACAGCAGTTACAGTTCAGATGCACTAAAGAAGAGGCAAATAATGTATATCTGAAGATGCGTTCCTTAAAGAAGAAGTTTTTGCGGAAATTGGATCAAAATGGTAATGCTTCAAGCTCTTCAAGATATTCTATATCACCATTCAAATCTGTTGGAGAAGAACCATATAAGGGAAGCGTATCACAAGCTGTGAAAACTGATATCATAGACAGGTTACAAGATAAAGAGTTAGGTGGAGAAGGCAGTGTGACTCCTACAGAAAAACTTAGGGATAAGGTCATTAAGGAGGTTCAGCGTGGACATGGCAAACGAATATCCATGCTGGAACAAGAGGAACAGGAGAAAATTGAGGAGTTCCATAAAATCTgggagaagaaaaaagaagtgcTAGAGAAGGAGTGCAGACTGGAGATAGCTGTTCTCCGCGCTATACATGGTGAGACTGCAGCAACAAATGATAGACAAAAAGCATTAGAAATTACGTTTgcaaagaaaattgaagagcaCACATGCCTAAAGGACCAGCAACTGAAAGAGCTTGAGGCTAAGTACTCTGCTATGAGGAATGAGGAAAATTTAAATGTCTCTGACAGTATTCCTAAGACTGTTATCCCTGTGTGCGGACTTTATGTTGAGTTACATGGTCCAGGAAATGCTGTATCCGGGTTGCGGGGTGACATGGAAGCATCTGATGCACCTGCATCTTCTCCAGATGTGTGCCATGTTCTTCCTGTTCAAACTACTAATGTTTTAGCAGCTTCAGTTTCAGAAGAGCAAGCTGAGATCACATCTATGGGGAGAGCAGCAGTTTCTGCAGTTAAGCAGTCCTATGAAGCAGGTAATTCAGGTGGCAATGAAGAGGAAATAGCATGCAAGGTTCCTCTGCCTCCCAAAGAACATACTGGTGAAGTTGCATTGGACAAGAGAAGTAGAGACTGTTTGGAAATAGCTGAAGTTGCCCCTAATGAAGCTGTTGGACCTGATAAAACTTCTGAAGTAAATAACACTATTAAAGAATTGGTTACAGAAAATAATATGCTGGAAAATAGTTCTGTTGGAAACCAGAGAGACGAAGTTAATTCCATTGACGGAAACCAAAGAACTCCAGAGGAATTGCCACCAGACTTGCCTTGTGTAGCAGCAGTCCCTTCTTCAGATGATGCTAGTTCTTTGCCGCAAACTCCA GTAAACTTAGATGAATGTTCCCGGTCTTCAGAAGATCTTGGAACACATGATAACAATATGCCACTTAGTGAAAACCAGATTGGAACACAAACTGAAGCAATTTTAGCTGGCAGTTTTGAGAAACAGCTCACAGTAGGTGATGGTGTTCCCATTGCCACTCACCATACTCACAGGGAGTGTGGACCTCAAACCCATGATGAAAGAAACTCTATTCCAATCTCTGGATCCTCCCCAGCAGAACCTTTACATCAAGCTGTTTCTCCAGCTGGGGAAAATCTGGAGCCTTGTGCATCTGTTCTGGCAGACATAAGGGTTACCAGCAATCAACCTATCTTACCAGAAGTCAGCAGAGTGCATCCTCAATCCATTTCGGATCCGCGTGCATGTTCTCGGAAAACTCAAACTGTGTTTCCAGTGGTTCAGGGTTCTGCTGAACTTCCCAGTCAAGCTAATTTTGCCTTTATTCAGGGATCTAGCAACATGCCAGTGCGTCCTGCCCATCAGATGGCCACTCAAAatttagcctttcctttccaagCTGACCCTCTTCATATGGAATGGGAAAGAATacataaagaaaaagaacaagtgACAAAGGGCCTTGAGGATATG AAATTGCATTTGAGATCCGAGTGCAAGAAGGAGATAGAGGAGGTTATAGCACCAATTCGTCAGAAATATGAAGTAAAGCTTCTGGAGGCTGAGGCAGCATATgttttgaagaagaaggagcTTGATATGAATCAGCACAAAATTCTCATGAATAAAGCTCTGGCTGATTCCTTCAGATTTACATGCATGGATGCCAACTTTCCTGGGTTTCCAGGTTTACAACAAG TTGCGCCTCCTGGTTATATGCAACATCTACATCAGGTACGGCAGCAGCAGAGTTTAAGATCTTCCCCAATCGGTGCTTCGTCCTCTGCTCGCCAACCTGGGGGAGCCCAGCAGACATCTGTCTCAACGTCGTCAGTTGCTAATCGTTCAGTACATTCAGGGGAGACTACATCAAGATCTGCATCTGTTGCTGTTTCATCTTTATCTAGCCAACCTGCTGCTGTTATTCGTTCAACAACATTTTCTGCGGGAACTGTAACCAGGCCGCCTTTCATTAGCGCAATTACCCCTTCCAGGGGTAATCATCGATTAGGTGGTGAAGTTCGTGCTCCAGCCCCTCATCTTCAGCGTTTCAAGGGACCCGCATCGATCCCTGTTAGCAGTTCATCAATCCTTCCAAATGGCATGCCAGGTCATCCACGACCTGTTTACGTAACTGCATCATCACCTTCACTTCCGCAGCTTGCatctctacaatcaacattacaAAATCAAGTGCAACTACCCATAGTGCAACAAGTACCTGTAAATCTTTCTAATTCTGGGAATATGTCATTGGACCATGGACGTGGAGGACTGCCTGCTATACAGAATCCATCTCTCTCAGCACGGGAATTGCTTCAAGCAATGGAGAATCGATCTCATGCACACAGGCCTAGTTTTATGCCACCTTTACCAGATGTTGGCTGCAACTTTGGTTCATTAGATCTATctgattttcattcaatgggCAGTGTACAGAGAGGTTCTCTCTCTTCAGAGACAGCTACTAAT ACTGTTTCATCCATTGTTTGTGAATCAGAGATTTATGTTCACCTAAGGAGAAAGAACATCTCACAG GTGCCtgtgaggaaaaagaagaaacagaAAGGCATAACGGACAAGATTGTAGCTCTGCAAAAGCTAGTTTCTCCTCATGGCAAT GTTGGCACAGCTTCAGTCCTCCGTGAGACTTATAACTCTATCAAGGCTCTTAAAGATCAGATTCAG GACTTGTGTAACACGGGAAGCAACAGTAGTTCCCTTTTTCGCTCACAG AATAGCAGGGTGGAAGAAATTGATGTACAAAGAAGAGATTTTTGCTTGGTTCCAGTGTCACTTGTGCAGAAACTAACAGACAAAGACGTTTACGACCATGAAAACAGGTCTCTATAA
- the LOC132045248 gene encoding uncharacterized protein LOC132045248 isoform X4, with product MAKDAGSGSKNKDNGSNNSKNKLVSKGSSSRDMGKTDRSTRSSVKETSSKQIDISSASKRKSERLEKRTPSSMSPAKRKSGGLQQQNTPSPLRRSERCSTSSRSLGSESNSSSIKEEKREKIVKKLTMESESVSTSKKNITAPGDLKRKRMDGRTFRLSFKKQKKGGTASGSDACKDDDTDGEHGSRSQSSQLNEADLVEPEERRMLCNEQKTLHIHLKAEIAKLFGVIKVSEVIKHTAEKFLEYIMENHHVNREPETILQAFQISLSWTAASILKEKIDKDDIFLLVKQQLQFRCTKEEANNVYLKMRSLKKKFLRKLDQNGNASSSSRYSISPFKSVGEEPYKGSVSQAVKTDIIDRLQDKELGGEGSVTPTEKLRDKVIKEVQRGHGKRISMLEQEEQEKIEEFHKIWEKKKEVLEKECRLEIAVLRAIHGETAATNDRQKALEITFAKKIEEHTCLKDQQLKELEAKYSAMRNEENLNVSDSIPKTVIPVCGLYVELHGPGNAVSGLRGDMEASDAPASSPDVCHVLPVQTTNVLAASVSEEQAEITSMGRAAVSAVKQSYEAGNSGGNEEEIACKVPLPPKEHTGEVALDKRSRDCLEIAEVAPNEAVGPDKTSEVNNTIKELVTENNMLENSSVGNQRDEVNSIDGNQRTPEELPPDLPCVAAVPSSDDASSLPQTPVNLDECSRSSEDLGTHDNNMPLSENQIGTQTEAILAGSFEKQLTVGDGVPIATHHTHRECGPQTHDERNSIPISGSSPAEPLHQAVSPAGENLEPCASVLADIRVTSNQPILPEVSRVHPQSISDPRACSRKTQTVFPVVQGSAELPSQANFAFIQGSSNMPVRPAHQMATQNLAFPFQADPLHMEWERIHKEKEQVTKGLEDMKLHLRSECKKEIEEVIAPIRQKYEVKLLEAEAAYVLKKKELDMNQHKILMNKALADSFRFTCMDANFPGFPGLQQVAPPGYMQHLHQVRQQQSLRSSPIGASSSARQPGGAQQTSVSTSSVANRSVHSGETTSRSASVAVSSLSSQPAAVIRSTTFSAGTVTRPPFISAITPSRGNHRLGGEVRAPAPHLQRFKGPASIPVSSSSILPNGMPGHPRPVYVTASSPSLPQLASLQSTLQNQVQLPIVQQVPVNLSNSGNMSLDHGRGGLPAIQNPSLSARELLQAMENRSHAHRPSFMPPLPDVGCNFGSLDLSDFHSMGSVQRGSLSSETATNTVSSIVCESEIYVHLRRKNISQVPVRKKKKQKGITDKIVALQKLVSPHGNVGTASVLRETYNSIKALKDQIQDLCNTGSNSSSLFRSQQGGRN from the exons ATGGCTAAGGATGCTGGATCTGGGAGCAAAAATAAGGATAACGGCAGtaataactcaaagaacaaaCTGGTTAGTAAAGGATCATCAAGTCGTGACATGGGAAAGACAGATAGATCCACAAGGTCCTCAGTTAAGGAAACCTCATCGAAACAAATTGATATAAGCTCTGCAAGTAAAAGGAAGTCTGAGCGCCTTGAGAAGCGGACCCCATCCTCCATGTCTCCTGCCAAGAGGAAGTCTGGGGGACTTCAACAGCAGAATACTCCGAGCCCTTTAAGAAGGTCTGAAAGGTGCTCTACTTCATCAAGGTCCTTAGGCAGCGAATCCAATTCTTCTAGTATAAAGGAGGAGAAACGAGAGAAGATTGTGAAGAAGCTGACAATGGAATCTGAAAGTGTTAGCACTAGCAAGAAGAATATCACAGCACCTGGtgatttaaaaaggaaaagaatggaTGGCAGAACTTTCAGGTTATCattcaaaaaacaaaagaaaggagGTACTGCATCAG GTTCGGATGCTTGTAAAGATGATGATACTGATGGGGAGCATGGTTCTAGATCTCAATCTAGTCAGTTGAATGAAGCAGACCTGGTTGAGcctgaagaaagaagaatgctGTGCAATGAGCAGAAAACCCTCCATATCCATCTGAAAGCTGAGATAGCAAAACTTTTTGGAGTGATAAAAGTTTCG GAAGTTATCAAACATACAGCGGAAAAGTTTCTGGAATATATTATGGAGAATCATCATGTTAATAGGGAACCTGAAACTATTTTACAGGCTTTCCAAATATCTCTG TCTTGGACCGCAGCTTCAATCTTAAAGGAAAAGATTGACAAAGACGATATATTCTTGCTCGTAAAACAGCAGTTACAGTTCAGATGCACTAAAGAAGAGGCAAATAATGTATATCTGAAGATGCGTTCCTTAAAGAAGAAGTTTTTGCGGAAATTGGATCAAAATGGTAATGCTTCAAGCTCTTCAAGATATTCTATATCACCATTCAAATCTGTTGGAGAAGAACCATATAAGGGAAGCGTATCACAAGCTGTGAAAACTGATATCATAGACAGGTTACAAGATAAAGAGTTAGGTGGAGAAGGCAGTGTGACTCCTACAGAAAAACTTAGGGATAAGGTCATTAAGGAGGTTCAGCGTGGACATGGCAAACGAATATCCATGCTGGAACAAGAGGAACAGGAGAAAATTGAGGAGTTCCATAAAATCTgggagaagaaaaaagaagtgcTAGAGAAGGAGTGCAGACTGGAGATAGCTGTTCTCCGCGCTATACATGGTGAGACTGCAGCAACAAATGATAGACAAAAAGCATTAGAAATTACGTTTgcaaagaaaattgaagagcaCACATGCCTAAAGGACCAGCAACTGAAAGAGCTTGAGGCTAAGTACTCTGCTATGAGGAATGAGGAAAATTTAAATGTCTCTGACAGTATTCCTAAGACTGTTATCCCTGTGTGCGGACTTTATGTTGAGTTACATGGTCCAGGAAATGCTGTATCCGGGTTGCGGGGTGACATGGAAGCATCTGATGCACCTGCATCTTCTCCAGATGTGTGCCATGTTCTTCCTGTTCAAACTACTAATGTTTTAGCAGCTTCAGTTTCAGAAGAGCAAGCTGAGATCACATCTATGGGGAGAGCAGCAGTTTCTGCAGTTAAGCAGTCCTATGAAGCAGGTAATTCAGGTGGCAATGAAGAGGAAATAGCATGCAAGGTTCCTCTGCCTCCCAAAGAACATACTGGTGAAGTTGCATTGGACAAGAGAAGTAGAGACTGTTTGGAAATAGCTGAAGTTGCCCCTAATGAAGCTGTTGGACCTGATAAAACTTCTGAAGTAAATAACACTATTAAAGAATTGGTTACAGAAAATAATATGCTGGAAAATAGTTCTGTTGGAAACCAGAGAGACGAAGTTAATTCCATTGACGGAAACCAAAGAACTCCAGAGGAATTGCCACCAGACTTGCCTTGTGTAGCAGCAGTCCCTTCTTCAGATGATGCTAGTTCTTTGCCGCAAACTCCA GTAAACTTAGATGAATGTTCCCGGTCTTCAGAAGATCTTGGAACACATGATAACAATATGCCACTTAGTGAAAACCAGATTGGAACACAAACTGAAGCAATTTTAGCTGGCAGTTTTGAGAAACAGCTCACAGTAGGTGATGGTGTTCCCATTGCCACTCACCATACTCACAGGGAGTGTGGACCTCAAACCCATGATGAAAGAAACTCTATTCCAATCTCTGGATCCTCCCCAGCAGAACCTTTACATCAAGCTGTTTCTCCAGCTGGGGAAAATCTGGAGCCTTGTGCATCTGTTCTGGCAGACATAAGGGTTACCAGCAATCAACCTATCTTACCAGAAGTCAGCAGAGTGCATCCTCAATCCATTTCGGATCCGCGTGCATGTTCTCGGAAAACTCAAACTGTGTTTCCAGTGGTTCAGGGTTCTGCTGAACTTCCCAGTCAAGCTAATTTTGCCTTTATTCAGGGATCTAGCAACATGCCAGTGCGTCCTGCCCATCAGATGGCCACTCAAAatttagcctttcctttccaagCTGACCCTCTTCATATGGAATGGGAAAGAATacataaagaaaaagaacaagtgACAAAGGGCCTTGAGGATATG AAATTGCATTTGAGATCCGAGTGCAAGAAGGAGATAGAGGAGGTTATAGCACCAATTCGTCAGAAATATGAAGTAAAGCTTCTGGAGGCTGAGGCAGCATATgttttgaagaagaaggagcTTGATATGAATCAGCACAAAATTCTCATGAATAAAGCTCTGGCTGATTCCTTCAGATTTACATGCATGGATGCCAACTTTCCTGGGTTTCCAGGTTTACAACAAG TTGCGCCTCCTGGTTATATGCAACATCTACATCAGGTACGGCAGCAGCAGAGTTTAAGATCTTCCCCAATCGGTGCTTCGTCCTCTGCTCGCCAACCTGGGGGAGCCCAGCAGACATCTGTCTCAACGTCGTCAGTTGCTAATCGTTCAGTACATTCAGGGGAGACTACATCAAGATCTGCATCTGTTGCTGTTTCATCTTTATCTAGCCAACCTGCTGCTGTTATTCGTTCAACAACATTTTCTGCGGGAACTGTAACCAGGCCGCCTTTCATTAGCGCAATTACCCCTTCCAGGGGTAATCATCGATTAGGTGGTGAAGTTCGTGCTCCAGCCCCTCATCTTCAGCGTTTCAAGGGACCCGCATCGATCCCTGTTAGCAGTTCATCAATCCTTCCAAATGGCATGCCAGGTCATCCACGACCTGTTTACGTAACTGCATCATCACCTTCACTTCCGCAGCTTGCatctctacaatcaacattacaAAATCAAGTGCAACTACCCATAGTGCAACAAGTACCTGTAAATCTTTCTAATTCTGGGAATATGTCATTGGACCATGGACGTGGAGGACTGCCTGCTATACAGAATCCATCTCTCTCAGCACGGGAATTGCTTCAAGCAATGGAGAATCGATCTCATGCACACAGGCCTAGTTTTATGCCACCTTTACCAGATGTTGGCTGCAACTTTGGTTCATTAGATCTATctgattttcattcaatgggCAGTGTACAGAGAGGTTCTCTCTCTTCAGAGACAGCTACTAAT ACTGTTTCATCCATTGTTTGTGAATCAGAGATTTATGTTCACCTAAGGAGAAAGAACATCTCACAG GTGCCtgtgaggaaaaagaagaaacagaAAGGCATAACGGACAAGATTGTAGCTCTGCAAAAGCTAGTTTCTCCTCATGGCAAT GTTGGCACAGCTTCAGTCCTCCGTGAGACTTATAACTCTATCAAGGCTCTTAAAGATCAGATTCAG GACTTGTGTAACACGGGAAGCAACAGTAGTTCCCTTTTTCGCTCACAG CAGGGTGGAAGAAATTGA